CCTCAGCTGGCCGCCGACGCCACCCGGTTGTTCGCGCTCGGGATCGCGGCGTTCCTGATCTACGTGCTGATGCTCGGCGCGCTGCAGTTCAACCGGGCGCAGGACATCGCGTACGACGAGATCCGCGCCGAGCTCGCCGAGGCGACGGCACCCCTGGGCGCCGGGATCGCGCTCGGCGGACCGGTCGCCGTCCTGGATGTTCCAGGGCTCGACCTACATCAGGTGATCCGGGAGGGCACGACCGGCACGGTGCTGCGCGACGGTCCGGGCCACCGGGTCGACACCCCTTTGCCCGGGCAGGTCGGTGTCTCGGTGCTCTACGGCCGCGGACTGACGTTCGGTGCGCCGTTCCGCTCGATGCCGAAGCTGATCGAGGGGTCGCGGATCGACGTGACCACGGGGCAGGGCAAGTTCGGTTACCGGGTGCTGGGCGTACGGCGGGCGGGCGATCCGTTGCCGGAGGCGCTCGCGAACGGCGCGTCCCGGCTCACTCTGGTCACGGCCGAGGGGAGCCCGGTGCCCTCGGCAACGGTCTACCTCGACGCGGAGCTGATCGAGGGACAGGTGCAGCCGGACGCCGGGGGACGGGTCGCGCGGGCTCCTGGCAGCCAGCAGGCGTTTGGGTCGGACCTGTCCGGCGTACTGCCGTTGGTGCTGTGGCTGGAGGCGTTGATCGTCGTACTGGCGGCGGTGGTGTGGTTCCGCGGCCGGATCGGGCGCTGGGAGGCCTACCTGCTCGGTGCGCCGGTGCTGCTCGCCCTGCTGTGGCGGGTCTTCGAACAGGTCGCCGGCATGCTGCCGAACCTCGTCTGAGCTTTCGTTAACTGGGCATTCCGATCACCTGAAC
The Kribbella italica DNA segment above includes these coding regions:
- a CDS encoding sortase domain-bontaining protein, producing MTAVDAGPVAPRAKAHAASKVRERVKAELPIRPQLAADATRLFALGIAAFLIYVLMLGALQFNRAQDIAYDEIRAELAEATAPLGAGIALGGPVAVLDVPGLDLHQVIREGTTGTVLRDGPGHRVDTPLPGQVGVSVLYGRGLTFGAPFRSMPKLIEGSRIDVTTGQGKFGYRVLGVRRAGDPLPEALANGASRLTLVTAEGSPVPSATVYLDAELIEGQVQPDAGGRVARAPGSQQAFGSDLSGVLPLVLWLEALIVVLAAVVWFRGRIGRWEAYLLGAPVLLALLWRVFEQVAGMLPNLV